The following nucleotide sequence is from Betaproteobacteria bacterium.
CTCGAGGCGCACATCCTTGAAGAATCCGGTCGCGTACAAGGCCCTTATGGCAGCGGCGGCTTTTGCGTCGTCCAGGCGCTCGCCCACTTTGACGGGCAGATAGCTGAAGACGGTTCCGGCTTCCGTGCGCTGAATGCCTTCGACCCGGATATCCTTCACGGTAAAGGGTTCGAAGGCTAGGACTCGGGAAGCAATCAGACTGGCGAGGAGGAGTGCGGCGGTTCTAGTTATTCTTCTTATCATCGGTCAGGAGCCGCCGGCGAGGCGATAGATATCGTTATAAAGCGCGCAAGCCATCAGTACGAACAGCAATGCCATGCCCGCGCGCTGTCCCAGTTCCATGGCGCGCTCGGATAGCGGGCTGCCCTTCAGAATCTCGATGGCGTAGTACAGCAAGTGGCCTCCGTCCAGCAGCGGCACGGGCAAAAGGTTCAAGACACCAAGACTGATACTGATGAGCGCGATGAATGTCAGGTAGGGCAGCCAGCCCATCTGCGCGGACTGGCCGGCATAGTCGGCGATGGTAATGGGCCCGCTCAAGTTCTTGAGGGATACATCGCCCACCACCATCTTGCCCAGCATTTTGAGCGTAATGGCGGAGGTATCCCAGGTCCGCCCCACGGCCTGCGTGAGGGCCTCCCAAGGCCCATGCCTTACCTCCGTCATCAAGGCTTCATAGGCGGCCGGATCGGCCTGGTGCCCGATGCCGATGCGCCCCACCTTCTTGCCGTTTTCCTCGCTCACTTCTGGAATCACCGCGAGCGATAACCGATGGCCCGCGCGGTCGATGCCAAGCACGATTTCCTTGCCGGGGCTGGCGCTGACCATGGCCACCAGATCCCTCCAACTCCCAACGGGGTTACCGTCGATGGCAACAATCTTGTCTCGCGTCTGAACCCCCGCTTGCGCCGCCACCCGGCCTTCGACGACCACGCCCACGATGGCAGGCGACTCGGGCTCGTAGCGTCCCAAACCAGCCTTCTCCAGAAAATCGCCGTCGAGATCCTCCGGCCGCAGCGAGGAAAGGTCCAGATTCCGGAAGTTGATTTCGTTACGCGGATTGTGCGTTTCGATCCGCACCGACTCCCTGGCCACGGCGGTATCGAGCAACAGCCAGCGCATGTCCTGGAACGTCTTGACTTCCCGCTGGCCAATCCGCGTAATGGTTTCACCTCCAGCGAACCCCGCTGCCGCCGCCGGCGTATTCGGCGCGGGAGGCGCGATGATGGGTTTTATCCCCGGCACGCCATGTAAAAACATCACCCAATAAAGCGCGATGGCCAGAAGAAAATTCGCGATGGGCCCCGCGCTCACGATGGCAATGCGCCGCCCTACGCTCTGGGTATTGAAAGCGCGGTGGAGCTCGGAAGGCAACACCGGGCCTTCGCGCTCGTCCAGCATCTTGACGTAACCGCCGAGCGGGAACGCGGCGATGCTCCACTCGGTTTTGTCCTTACCGCGAATCCAGGTGCGCAGCGGGCTGCCGAATCCCAGCGAAAAGCGCAGCACCCTCACGTTGCACCAGCGCGCCACCCAATAGTGCCCCAACTCGTGCACCACGATGAGTACGCCAAGCGCAACGATAAAGGCGGCGATCTTGAATAATAGGGACATGCGTGTGACTAGTTAATGTGAGAGGCGAGGCGCGCCGAAGAGGAGGAGGGGGAGCTTGGATGCAACAACGCGACTTGGCGCCTGGCCTCTCGCCGCGCTTGGGCGTCGGTATCCATGACTTCTTCGAGCGTATTGGGTTCCGGTAAGCGCAGGCGGCCCATCGTCTCCTCGATTATCCTCGGGATTTGCGTGAAACTCACGCGCTCATCTAGAAACGCTTGCACCGCGATTTCGTTGGCGGCATTGAGCACGATGGGCGCATCGCTACTGGCATGCAAGGCGGCGTAGGCCAAGCCCAAACAGGGGAAACGCTCCAAGTCAGGCGGCTCGAACTCCAGTTTGGCCATGGCCAGAACGTCCAGATAGCGCGCCCCGGATTCCACACGCTCCGGATAAGCCAGGGCGTGGGCGATCGGAATTCGCATATCGGGATGACTCAATTGCGCCAGCACGGAGCCATCCAGATACTCCACCATCGAATGGATCACGCTTTGCGGGTGCACGACAACCTCGATCATCCCCGGTGCGGCATCGAATAGCCATTTCGCCTCGATCACCTCGAGGCCCTTGTTCAACATGGTGGCGGAGTCCACCGAAATCTTGCGGCCCATCACCCAGTTCGGGTGGGCGCATGCCTCGCGCGGCGTCACCGACGCGAGTTCGCTCAGACACTTCGTGCGAAACGGCCCCCCGGAGGCGGTCAATATGATGCGCCGCACGCCCAAGGGAGTGGCCCGTCCGCTAAAACTATCCGGCAAGGACTGCAGAATCGCGTTATGTTCGCTGTCGATGGGAAGTAATTGCGCCCCCGAGAGCGCCACTTGGCGCATGAATAAGCGCCCGGCCATCACCAGTGCTTCCTTGTTGGCGAGTAACACTCTCTTGCCGGCGGACACGGCGGCCCAGGTAGATTCCAGCCCAGCCGCACCGACGATGCCTGCCACCACCGTGTCGCAATCTGGCGCGCGGGCGATCTCGGCCAGCGCCTTTGGCCCGGAAAGTACTTCGCACGGGAGTTTCAACTCACGCAAGCGCTCTCGTAACCGATTGGCGCTAGCCTCCTCTGTCATTACAGCGACCCGCGGCGCGTGGCGCTGGCAGATCTCCAGCATGCGATCGACGCTGGTGGCCGCGGCCACCGCCATCACCCGGTAGCGCTCCGGATGAAGATCCACCACCGCCAAGGTGTTGCTCCCGATGGAGCCCGTGGCGCCGAGAAGACATAGGTTACGCGCGGTCATTAGTCTCTTACGGATTCACTGTC
It contains:
- the rseP gene encoding RIP metalloprotease RseP — protein: MSLLFKIAAFIVALGVLIVVHELGHYWVARWCNVRVLRFSLGFGSPLRTWIRGKDKTEWSIAAFPLGGYVKMLDEREGPVLPSELHRAFNTQSVGRRIAIVSAGPIANFLLAIALYWVMFLHGVPGIKPIIAPPAPNTPAAAAGFAGGETITRIGQREVKTFQDMRWLLLDTAVARESVRIETHNPRNEINFRNLDLSSLRPEDLDGDFLEKAGLGRYEPESPAIVGVVVEGRVAAQAGVQTRDKIVAIDGNPVGSWRDLVAMVSASPGKEIVLGIDRAGHRLSLAVIPEVSEENGKKVGRIGIGHQADPAAYEALMTEVRHGPWEALTQAVGRTWDTSAITLKMLGKMVVGDVSLKNLSGPITIADYAGQSAQMGWLPYLTFIALISISLGVLNLLPVPLLDGGHLLYYAIEILKGSPLSERAMELGQRAGMALLFVLMACALYNDIYRLAGGS
- a CDS encoding 1-deoxy-D-xylulose-5-phosphate reductoisomerase; amino-acid sequence: MTARNLCLLGATGSIGSNTLAVVDLHPERYRVMAVAAATSVDRMLEICQRHAPRVAVMTEEASANRLRERLRELKLPCEVLSGPKALAEIARAPDCDTVVAGIVGAAGLESTWAAVSAGKRVLLANKEALVMAGRLFMRQVALSGAQLLPIDSEHNAILQSLPDSFSGRATPLGVRRIILTASGGPFRTKCLSELASVTPREACAHPNWVMGRKISVDSATMLNKGLEVIEAKWLFDAAPGMIEVVVHPQSVIHSMVEYLDGSVLAQLSHPDMRIPIAHALAYPERVESGARYLDVLAMAKLEFEPPDLERFPCLGLAYAALHASSDAPIVLNAANEIAVQAFLDERVSFTQIPRIIEETMGRLRLPEPNTLEEVMDTDAQARREARRQVALLHPSSPSSSSARLASHIN